Proteins found in one Muntiacus reevesi chromosome 2, mMunRee1.1, whole genome shotgun sequence genomic segment:
- the DNAJC9 gene encoding dnaJ homolog subfamily C member 9 — translation MGLLELCEELFGTVDLYQVLGVRREASDSEVRRGYHKVSLQVHPDRVGEGDKEDATRRFQILGKVYSVLSDKEQRTLYDEQGTVDEDSDVLSQDRDWEAYWRLLFKKISLEDIQAFEKTYKGSEEELTDVKQAYLDFKGDMDQIMESVLCVQYTEEPRIRHIIQQAIDAGEVPSYNAFVKESKQKMNARKRRAQEEAKEAEMSRKELGLDEGVDNLKAAIQSRQKDRQKEMDNFLAQMEAKYCKPSKRGGKKTTLKKEKK, via the exons ATGGGGCTTCTAGAACTGTGCGAAGAACTATTCGGTACCGTCGACCTTTACCAAGTATTGGGCGTGCGGCGCGAGGCCTCAGACAGCGAGGTCCGACGCGGCTATCACAAGGTGTCCCTGCAGGTGCACCCGGATCGGGTGGGCGAGGGCGACAAGGAGGACGCCACTCGTCGCTTCCAG ATCCTTGGGAAGGTCTACTCCGTTCTGAGTGACAAAGAACAGAGAACATTATACGATGAACAGGGAACAGTGGACGAGGATTCTGATGTGCTCAGCCAAGACCGGGACTGGGAGGCCTATTGGAGATTACTCTTTAAAAAG ATATCTCTGGAAGACATTCAGGCTTTTGAGAAGACATACAAAGGTTCTGAAGAGGAGCTGACTGATGTTAAACAGGCCTATCTGGACTTCAAGGGTGACATGGATCAGATTATGGagtctgtgctgtgtgtgcaaTACACAGAGGAACCCAGGATAAGGCACATTATTCAACAAGCCATTGATGCTGGAGAGGTCCCATCCTATAATGCCTTTGTCAAAGAATCGAAGCAGAAGATGAATGCAAGGAAAAGGAGG GCTCAGGAAGAGGCTAAAGAAGCAGAAATGAGCAGGAAGGAGTTGGGGCTTGATGAAGGAGTGGATAACTTGAAAGCAGCCATTCAG AGCAGACAAAAGGATCGGCAAAAGGAAATGGACAATTTTCTGGCTCAGATGGAAGCAAAGTACTGCAAACCTTCCAAACGAGGAGGGAAAAAAACGActctcaagaaagaaaagaaataa